Genomic segment of Caretta caretta isolate rCarCar2 chromosome 4, rCarCar1.hap1, whole genome shotgun sequence:
CTGTAGAACTGGGCTGGTTTGGTGGTGGCAGGACTGTGCTGGGGCTGTGGTTTGAAGGGAGGCAGCGGGGGCTGCCCCAGGACGAGCTGTGGCGTTGTTGCAGGGCAGCGGCGGGGTCTCCTTGGGAGGGACACTGAGCTGGTTGGCTGAGCCCATGGCTGCCGGTCATGCAGTTATGAGCAGGCTGGCATGGCAGGTCCTGCTCAGACTGGCTCCTGCTCCAAGGCTgtggctctgcaggtggcccagGCTGTCCACATGGCACAGAGGGAGGGTGCAGGGGCCATGGAGCAGGGGCACCGTGGCTATCCTTAGGGCTCCCACAGTTCCTGGTGtatgcagggggctgggaggagcagaggctggggctgggcactggggggcagcCCTTTTGCTGGGAGGTATAGTTGGCAGCGGTACACTTGATGGTCCCTGGATAAGGTGGGCAAGGAGCCCTGGGCGGTGGAGTCAGCCCGTGGCACAAAGTGGCATGTGGAGcggggcctggctgcccctctctGCTGGTGTGCTGGGcgaggggggaggcagggaggtggTTGTGTGCGGAAAGGCTGGTGAGGGTGCACTGGGGGAGATCCCTGCTGGCTCTGGCAGAGGCGGGtgccctggctgggcccctgcaGCCTGTCTGGCTCTTGCTGGGCTCCCAGGCGGTGGCCAGCACCTCCTCCTGGGTGAAGTCGCAGGTGCTCTTGCTGCAGACGCGGGAGGCTGGGCATTGCTGCTGGAGGCGGGGGGACGTCTGGATGGCCGTGCTCAGACACACCTTGCTGGGCACAGGCAGCGTCAGTGAGTGCGGCTTGGCCTGGTGCCAGCTCCATTGGGCGTCCGAGACATAGTTTGCCACCAGCTccggggagtcccgggggggcgtAGAGGCACATGGGGTGTTGGTGTCGGGTGTGGCTGCTGGCTCCTGGGGGgggctcacctcctccccagggtTACCGTCTACCAGGTCCTTGAAGCGCACCTGCTGGGTGCGGCTGCGTCGGCGCTTGAGGCGGGTCTCGATGTCGGGCGAGTCGCGGTTGAGCAGCACCGAGCGTACTGTCATGGCTTTCTCCGGGCTGCCCTCACTTCTCCGAGCCAGGCAGGGGCTGGTCTCCTTACTGACCATCTCGTGCCGCCCCGCCCTCAGGCCCGAGGCTCCACGCCCATGCTCCTCCGTCCTGCTGCTTGGGAAGCTGCAGTACACGCGCTGCAACCTGGCGGAGGGAGCATCTCCTCCGCCTGTCAGAGCTGCGGCAGGAGACCCGTGCTAAGGGCTGCCCATGGCTTGGGCAGGGGGGCAGTTGGTTTCATCCTCTGCTGCCTGTGGGTCTCGCTGATGGACTGGCGACCAGGAGGAAAGCTGAAGAGGAGATGCAGCATTGAGGCTTCTTGGCATGCTGTCCTGGCCGTCCTGCCTCTGTCCTTTGCCCCTAAAGCTTCCGACAAAGTGCCCCAGCATAGCTGGCCCTGAGCCTGGTCTGGGGCACCAGGAGTCCATTCTCCTGGCTGCTTTTCCTTCTTAGTCACCCCCAGGGTTGGCccccctgggggcaggatggCAGCAGGTCCAGGCCCAGCTCATGGCCCCTACGCTCCCTTGGAcctgcagagacagagagagactgtgtgagcatGGAGCCAGCACAGGAGCTGCAGCACGTCACGGTCTCCTCTCACGTTCCCTCCCAAGGGCAGCAAAGTTTCTAGCACACATGGCTGTCTCCGCACAGAGTTGCTGGCCCCTTTCGAGCCCTCCCTCTCAGCTCAGGCAAGATCACAAACCCAGAGAGACAGGTTCTGATCTCCCGCGCTGCCTCTTCAGCAAAAGGGGAAAAGGAAGCCCCTGTAGCATAAACACAGTACAAGTTCACAGCTCAATTCAAGCAGAAGAAACTGTTAAAAATAGCTCTGCCACAGTGGGGCTAAGTGCACCGAGCTCGGTGCAGGGCAGACAGGCTGTGCCAGGGAGCCAGCTCCACGCAGGGCAGTGACAGGCCGGGGTCCTGGGTGCAGGGAGCCAGCTTACACCAAACATGGTGAATGGGCCAGTGAGAGAATGTGCATCAGCCCTGAGCCAGCAGCCTTCCTGCTGCTCCACGGAGGGCACTGCTGGCAGTTCAGCAGGAGTCCAAGGGCTGCATCTGTTCCCATTTCGAATACAAAGAGGCAACCTGTGGGAACTACAAGTCCCTGCATGTTGCTTTTCTGAGTGGAAGGTGTCCAGCCCTTGCTCTTCCATTCAAGGGCACCCTCCCCCCCATCAATTCTGCTGATTCCCCTCAGTCTCAAcctgctgctccctctccccattccaacccttggctcccccaCACAAAGCAAGGCTGATGGTCCTCAATCCTGAACTTCAGTCCCCCCGCTACTCCAGGCCCGGGCGCTCTGCCTGCTGCCACCCATTATTCCTCCTGCTACTCCAGGCCCGGGCGCTCCGCCTGCAGCCGCCCCTCATTCCTCCTGGTTACTCCAGCCCCGGGCGCTCCACCTGCAGCCACCCCTCATTCCCCCCGGCTACTCCAGACCCGGGCGCTCTGCCTGCAGCCGCCCTTTATTCCCCCCACTACTCTAGGTGTGGGTGCCCGGGACAGTCCATAAAGCAATCTCGTCTGGAGGAGCAGGGACTTTTCCAACTCAGCTGTGTTGGGATTTTACTCAGAGACCCCCGCCTGCCACCTGGAGGCTCTAGGTTTGCCGTGCATTGTATCTAAATGACATGGCACAgaacccttccccttccctcccttcagGCACTGCAGCTGAGTTTAGGCCCCTATCGCTCCTCGTGTCAGAGGCAATTGGAGTCACTGGCCACTGCAGGGCCCTCGGTTCTATTTCTGTAAGCAATGGTAGATACAGCTActagcccagcccagggcaggagaGTGCCCTAAGGTCTGTTTCATAATGCTGCACCCACCCGCACACATGCTTCCCAGCGTGGGCACCGACACGTCTTCCCTGCCACATCAGCTCTGCAGTGAGCACACACGCACCCATTCCCACTACCCCGACTGTGTGAGAGGCATGCACACCCGCACTCCACCACCCCTTGATCCCAAATCACACTCAGGCATACATCTCCTGCTGTACCCTATACCAACTCCAGTCATCTCCGCTCTCCTTCCATTCCTGCCTCCCGTCTGCCCCAGCTGGgtttccccactccctcctgcatgcagcacagcacagcacatgCTCAGCAGCCTTTCTTGAGttgccccctgccaccctccaGGCAGCTCAGGGGATGTGGAAGAGTCTAACAGCTCATTTCAGAGAAGAACTCACGGAGAGGAACTGCtttggagctgcagggacagttaGAGCCACTAACACGCCAGGAGCAATGCTCCTTGGCCTTGCAATTTAAGCtgtgtttacactgccactttcagcgttAAAACTttagtcgttcaggggtgtgaaaaaacaccccctgagcgagaaacgttttagcactgaaaagcaCCAGTATAG
This window contains:
- the LOC125635196 gene encoding uncharacterized protein LOC125635196 isoform X3, whose translation is MVSKETSPCLARRSEGSPEKAMTVRSVLLNRDSPDIETRLKRRRSRTQQVRFKDLVDGNPGEEVSPPQEPAATPDTNTPCASTPPRDSPELVANYVSDAQWSWHQAKPHSLTLPVPSKVCLSTAIQTSPRLQQQCPASRVCSKSTCDFTQEEVLATAWEPSKSQTGCRGPARAPASARASRDLPQCTLTSLSAHNHLPASPLAQHTSREGQPGPAPHATLCHGLTPPPRAPCPPYPGTIKCTAANYTSQQKGCPPVPSPSLCSSQPPAYTRNCGSPKDSHGAPAPWPLHPPSVPCGQPGPPAEPQPWSRSQSEQDLPCQPAHNCMTGSHGLSQPAQCPSQGDPAAALQQRHSSSWGSPRCLPSNHSPSTVLPPPNQPSSTATMLKKTPATLSHQAPSSGQSQPVAARPSVCSRLKAIQTECGLMNLEEPQQLISTSSQGHPPRTQQFTRIPEVPWSNEPLGEPCLTAEQLETLHQVQDLLQLVAAAKGQVGLSKGDEHFLTSRGHVSVGPGQMGDLQSQLQSLEGVLETSQQTIKVLLDVIQDLEKKEAQRDG
- the LOC125635196 gene encoding uncharacterized protein LOC125635196 isoform X2, with translation MVSKETSPCLARRSEGSPEKAMTVRSVLLNRDSPDIETRLKRRRSRTQQVRFKDLVDGNPGEEVSPPQEPAATPDTNTPCASTPPRDSPELVANYVSDAQWSWHQAKPHSLTLPVPSKVCLSTAIQTSPRLQQQCPASRVCSKSTCDFTQEEVLATAWEPSKSQTGCRGPARAPASARASRDLPQCTLTSLSAHNHLPASPLAQHTSREGQPGPAPHATLCHGLTPPPRAPCPPYPGTIKCTAANYTSQQKGCPPVPSPSLCSSQPPAYTRNCGSPKDSHGAPAPWPLHPPSVPCGQPGPPAEPQPWSRSQSEQDLPCQPAHNCMTGSHGLSQPAQCPSQGDPAAALQQRHSSSWGSPRCLPSNHSPSTVLPPPNQPSSTATMLKKTPATLSHQAPSSGQSQPVAARPSVCSRLKAIQTECGLMNLEEPQQLISTSSQGHPPRTQQFTRIPEVPWSNEPLGEPCLTAEQLETLHQVQDLLQLVAAAKGQVGLSKGDEHFLTSRGHVSVGPGQMGDLQSQLQSLEGVLETSQQTIKVLLDVIQDLEKKEAQRDGVEHDFRQQEGRFQRVLSSIESESRQSSPTIARATTPTWQELSPMPKLPAKLDSKKSRRKCFWFL
- the LOC125635196 gene encoding uncharacterized protein LOC125635196 isoform X1; protein product: MVSKETSPCLARRSEGSPEKAMTVRSVLLNRDSPDIETRLKRRRSRTQQVRFKDLVDGNPGEEVSPPQEPAATPDTNTPCASTPPRDSPELVANYVSDAQWSWHQAKPHSLTLPVPSKVCLSTAIQTSPRLQQQCPASRVCSKSTCDFTQEEVLATAWEPSKSQTGCRGPARAPASARASRDLPQCTLTSLSAHNHLPASPLAQHTSREGQPGPAPHATLCHGLTPPPRAPCPPYPGTIKCTAANYTSQQKGCPPVPSPSLCSSQPPAYTRNCGSPKDSHGAPAPWPLHPPSVPCGQPGPPAEPQPWSRSQSEQDLPCQPAHNCMTGSHGLSQPAQCPSQGDPAAALQQRHSSSWGSPRCLPSNHSPSTVLPPPNQPSSTATMLKKTPATLSHQAPSSGQSQPVAARPSVCSRLKAIQTECGLMNLEEPQQLISTSSQGHPPRTQQFTRIPEVPWSNEPLGEPCLTAEQLETLHQVQDLLQLVAAAKGQVGLSKGDEHFLTSRGHVSVGPGQMGDLQSQLQSLEGVLETSQQTIKVLLDVIQDLEKKEAQRDGRHSYRTGQDIANCGTCRDCACIIYSVEHDFRQQEGRFQRVLSSIESESRQSSPTIARATTPTWQELSPMPKLPAKLDSKKSRRKCFWFL